One Methanobrevibacter sp. V74 DNA window includes the following coding sequences:
- the map gene encoding type II methionyl aminopeptidase, protein MIESYIESGKLASKIRGEASKMIKDGTLVIDLVEYVESEILKAGAKIAFPCNVSLNEVAAHYTSPAGDKTVIHAGDMVKLDLGAMIDGYIADTAITIIADGNIDENYTQDEINLHEEIVEASAAGLEAAISTVRAGVEVSKIGQAVHEAISEYKLNPIFNLTGHSLEQNNLHAGISIPNYDNHDKYVLEEGQAIAIEPFATNGEGIVNDAPGHYIYSYMSNKPFRMKSTQRILKYIQHKHRFVPFSGRWITTEFGERKGAIALKQLSEAMAIYPYAPLREKQDCFVSQKEHTIIVEKEGCTVTTI, encoded by the coding sequence ATGATAGAATCCTATATTGAATCTGGAAAACTAGCTTCTAAAATTCGTGGCGAAGCCTCTAAAATGATTAAAGATGGCACTCTAGTTATTGATTTGGTTGAATATGTAGAAAGTGAAATTTTAAAAGCAGGTGCGAAAATTGCTTTTCCATGTAATGTATCTCTAAATGAAGTTGCTGCACATTATACATCTCCTGCAGGAGATAAAACTGTAATTCATGCTGGAGATATGGTGAAATTAGATTTGGGTGCTATGATTGATGGGTATATTGCTGATACTGCAATTACTATAATCGCAGATGGAAATATTGATGAAAACTACACTCAAGATGAAATAAACCTGCATGAAGAAATAGTAGAAGCATCAGCAGCAGGCCTTGAAGCTGCAATATCGACTGTAAGAGCAGGTGTTGAAGTGTCCAAAATAGGACAAGCGGTTCATGAAGCAATATCAGAATATAAACTAAATCCAATTTTCAACCTAACCGGACATAGCTTAGAACAAAATAATTTACATGCAGGAATCTCAATACCGAATTATGACAACCACGACAAATATGTTTTAGAAGAAGGTCAGGCAATAGCTATTGAACCGTTTGCAACAAATGGAGAAGGAATTGTCAATGATGCTCCGGGACATTATATTTACTCATATATGTCAAATAAGCCATTTAGAATGAAAAGCACACAAAGAATTTTGAAATACATTCAGCATAAACACAGATTTGTTCCATTTTCAGGCAGATGGATAACAACTGAATTTGGTGAGAGAAAAGGAGCAATAGCACTAAAACAGTTATCTGAAGCTATGGCAATTTATCCTTATGCACCATTACGTGAAAAGCAAGATTGTTTTGTAAGCCAAAAAGAACATACAATAATTGTTGAAAAAGAAGGTTGTACTGTAACAACCATTTAA
- the frhB gene encoding coenzyme F420 hydrogenase subunit beta, producing MPLGTYKEALSARSTNSKILDVSQDGGIVSALLCYALDEGIIEGAVVAGTPDDDWRPSPIVATSSEEVIANAGTKYSISPMLSALKDATRQYGLEKVGIVTTPCQTQGLRKAQAYPFTRFVADKIKLIIGIYCMENFPMASLDTFATAKLGFDKLTDATKMDIGKGKFWLTKDGEDSGLAIKETHGYEQAGCNICRDYVAEWADVSTGSVGSPNGWSTVLTRTDDGESIFKAAVDAGLIETKPMDEVKPGLGLLEKLAAEKKEKNGKEIERRAKLGLPLPVEY from the coding sequence ATGCCATTAGGTACTTATAAAGAAGCATTATCTGCTAGATCAACTAATAGTAAAATTTTAGATGTATCACAAGATGGAGGAATTGTTTCAGCATTACTTTGTTATGCGCTTGATGAGGGAATCATTGAAGGTGCAGTTGTAGCTGGAACTCCTGATGATGATTGGAGACCTAGTCCTATTGTAGCAACTTCTTCTGAGGAAGTTATCGCAAATGCAGGTACTAAATACTCAATATCTCCAATGTTGTCAGCTTTAAAAGATGCTACTCGCCAATACGGTTTAGAAAAAGTAGGTATTGTTACAACTCCATGCCAAACCCAAGGTTTAAGAAAAGCACAAGCGTATCCATTTACTAGATTTGTCGCTGATAAAATTAAATTGATCATTGGTATTTACTGTATGGAAAACTTCCCTATGGCTTCTCTTGATACTTTTGCAACTGCAAAATTGGGATTTGACAAATTAACTGATGCTACTAAAATGGACATTGGTAAGGGAAAATTCTGGTTAACTAAAGATGGTGAAGACTCAGGTTTAGCTATTAAAGAAACACACGGATATGAACAAGCTGGATGTAACATTTGTAGGGATTATGTTGCTGAATGGGCTGATGTATCTACAGGTTCAGTAGGATCTCCTAACGGATGGTCTACTGTTTTAACCAGAACAGATGATGGTGAATCCATCTTTAAAGCAGCTGTTGATGCTGGTTTAATCGAAACAAAACCAATGGACGAAGTAAAACCTGGTCTTGGTTTACTTGAAAAATTAGCTGCTGAAAAAAAAGAGAAAAACGGAAAAGAAATTGAAAGAAGAGCTAAATTAGGTTTACCTCTTCCGGTAGAATACTAA
- a CDS encoding TIGR00375 family protein, with the protein MLVNADFHIHSCFSMASSKDMLINNMAPKSKLKGLQLLGTGDAFHPKWLDIVQESTTYSGDGIYTANSMDFVLTTEVEAKHRIHHVIIIPDLDIARELSNKLPSKNKATDGRPKTHLGGAELLELAHDYGCLIGPAHAFTPWTGMYKSYDSIYDCYEKKPDFVELGLSADTDMADTISELKDFPFLTNSDAHSPWPHRLGREFNQMELEDISFSSIKKAIKHKDIKANYGLVPNLGKYHMTACTKCYRLIDPATARENKMKCSCGGTIKKGVDYRISEIADFNKPHHPSFRPKYVHLMPLAEIISSVYNKGVTTKTVQGIWRKLIDNFKTEIDVLINEDVNDIKKIDADVSLAIESFRNNTIDIMPGGGGQYGKICFKKEVKKPKMITLDNF; encoded by the coding sequence ATGTTAGTAAATGCTGATTTTCACATTCACAGTTGTTTTTCAATGGCATCGTCTAAGGATATGCTAATTAATAATATGGCTCCTAAATCCAAATTAAAAGGTCTGCAATTATTAGGAACTGGGGATGCATTTCATCCAAAGTGGCTAGATATTGTTCAAGAAAGCACTACTTATTCAGGTGATGGAATTTATACTGCCAATTCTATGGATTTTGTTTTAACAACAGAAGTTGAAGCAAAACATAGAATTCATCATGTAATAATCATCCCTGATTTGGATATTGCCCGTGAATTATCTAATAAGTTGCCTTCGAAAAACAAAGCTACTGATGGAAGGCCCAAAACACATCTTGGAGGTGCGGAGCTATTGGAATTGGCTCATGATTATGGTTGTTTGATTGGTCCGGCACATGCATTTACTCCCTGGACTGGAATGTATAAATCTTATGACAGCATTTATGATTGTTATGAAAAAAAGCCGGATTTTGTTGAATTAGGTCTTTCAGCAGATACAGATATGGCAGATACGATATCTGAACTTAAGGACTTTCCATTTTTAACAAATTCAGATGCACATTCCCCTTGGCCACATAGGTTAGGTCGTGAATTTAATCAGATGGAGCTTGAGGATATTTCATTTTCTTCAATAAAAAAAGCCATTAAACACAAGGATATTAAAGCAAATTATGGTTTGGTGCCAAATTTGGGGAAATATCACATGACTGCATGTACAAAATGCTACAGATTAATTGATCCTGCAACTGCTCGTGAGAATAAAATGAAATGCAGCTGCGGAGGTACAATTAAAAAAGGAGTGGACTATAGAATATCTGAAATTGCCGATTTTAACAAACCTCACCATCCTTCTTTTAGGCCAAAATATGTTCATTTAATGCCATTAGCCGAAATAATCTCATCAGTTTACAATAAAGGAGTTACTACAAAAACTGTCCAGGGGATATGGCGGAAATTAATTGATAATTTTAAAACTGAAATCGATGTTTTAATAAATGAGGATGTTAATGATATTAAAAAAATAGATGCAGATGTTTCTTTAGCTATTGAATCTTTCAGAAATAACACAATTGACATTATGCCTGGAGGTGGAGGCCAATACGGTAAAATCTGTTTTAAAAAAGAAGTTAAAAAACCTAAAATGATTACTTTAGATAATTTTTAA
- the frhA gene encoding coenzyme F420 hydrogenase subunit alpha, giving the protein MKDRVVISPTTRQEGHAELVMEVDDEGIVTKGMYLSITPVRGLEKMVLNKAPETAPVLCQRICGVCPIPHTLASAEAIDQALGIEIPKAARLLREATLAAHNINSAAIHHFLIATDFVPADKFAAAVDSVSEVRKNVQYVVDMVAGEGIHPSDVRVGGMARNLTPFAKERLIERMTALKPKLEEHIEFIKTCVSESAEKIGIPEDLGVVNQPLLAVHPTYGVNEFDMDAFSEVLPEAWYDDPEIGKKACSVIPLINGTNVETGPRARMEKFEGFKGKGVIAQHVARADEMMKNYQSCMDALDAIDTSAPANVSYDKRGTGELGFGIIEGPRGTNAHMAQVKDGKTQFYSAIVPTTWNIPTMGPAIEGFHHELGPHVIRAYDPCLSCATHVMVVDDEDKSIIKNEMVKI; this is encoded by the coding sequence TTGAAAGATAGAGTAGTTATATCCCCTACAACTCGTCAGGAGGGCCATGCCGAGCTAGTCATGGAAGTGGACGATGAAGGGATTGTTACAAAAGGTATGTATTTAAGTATAACTCCAGTAAGGGGTTTGGAGAAGATGGTTCTTAACAAAGCACCAGAAACAGCTCCAGTTTTATGCCAAAGGATTTGTGGGGTTTGTCCAATTCCTCATACTTTAGCATCTGCTGAAGCTATAGATCAGGCATTAGGTATTGAAATTCCTAAAGCAGCTCGATTGTTAAGAGAAGCTACCTTAGCAGCACACAATATTAACAGTGCCGCCATTCATCATTTTTTAATTGCAACAGATTTTGTCCCGGCTGATAAATTTGCCGCTGCAGTTGATAGTGTGAGTGAAGTAAGAAAAAATGTTCAATATGTTGTTGACATGGTTGCTGGTGAAGGTATCCATCCATCTGATGTGAGAGTAGGTGGAATGGCAAGAAACCTTACTCCATTTGCAAAAGAAAGATTAATAGAAAGAATGACTGCACTTAAACCTAAACTCGAAGAACATATTGAATTTATTAAAACATGTGTTTCTGAAAGTGCAGAGAAAATAGGTATTCCTGAAGATTTAGGTGTAGTAAACCAACCGTTACTCGCAGTGCACCCGACTTATGGTGTAAACGAGTTTGATATGGATGCATTTTCAGAAGTATTGCCTGAAGCATGGTATGATGACCCTGAAATTGGTAAAAAAGCATGTTCAGTAATTCCATTAATCAACGGCACCAATGTGGAAACAGGTCCTAGAGCAAGAATGGAAAAATTCGAAGGATTTAAAGGAAAAGGAGTTATAGCTCAACACGTAGCTCGTGCTGATGAAATGATGAAAAACTATCAATCCTGTATGGATGCATTAGATGCAATTGACACTTCTGCTCCAGCTAATGTAAGCTATGATAAAAGAGGCACTGGGGAATTAGGTTTCGGTATTATTGAAGGTCCTAGAGGAACCAATGCACACATGGCACAAGTTAAAGATGGTAAAACTCAATTCTATTCTGCAATTGTACCTACTACATGGAATATTCCAACAATGGGTCCGGCTATAGAAGGTTTCCATCATGAATTAGGTCCACATGTAATTAGGGCATACGATCCATGTTTATCTTGCGCTACTCACGTGATGGTAGTTGATGATGAAGATAAATCTATAATCAAAAATGAAATGGTGAAAATTTAA
- a CDS encoding translation initiation factor IF-2 subunit alpha has protein sequence MVRKNQEWPDEGELIVGTVYKVLNYGAFAKLEEYQGKEAFIHISEVSSGWVKNIRDHVRENQKIVCRVLRVNPKKGHVDASLKRIREDQRTKKIQHWKIEQKAEKFLELSAKSLDKTLNEAYDEVGYELMDIFGDVYGAFETAADEGAESLTEEGIPQDWADAIAEVAVKNITPPEVHISGYVDIETFVPDGVDVIIAALRAAEEHDNEEEEIKVQCVGAPRYRITVKSTDYILAEKTLKTAAERCIAVVEGSGGNGSFLRELDNN, from the coding sequence ATGGTAAGAAAAAATCAAGAATGGCCTGATGAAGGGGAACTTATTGTCGGTACAGTATATAAAGTTCTTAATTATGGGGCTTTTGCTAAATTAGAAGAATATCAGGGCAAAGAAGCTTTCATTCACATTTCTGAGGTATCTTCTGGATGGGTTAAAAATATTAGAGATCATGTAAGAGAAAATCAAAAGATTGTCTGTCGTGTTTTAAGAGTAAACCCTAAAAAGGGGCATGTTGATGCTTCTTTAAAAAGAATCCGTGAAGACCAAAGAACTAAAAAAATCCAACATTGGAAAATTGAACAAAAAGCTGAAAAATTCTTAGAATTATCTGCTAAATCTTTAGATAAGACTTTAAATGAAGCTTATGATGAAGTAGGTTATGAGCTCATGGACATCTTTGGGGATGTTTATGGCGCTTTTGAAACTGCTGCTGATGAAGGAGCAGAATCTTTAACTGAAGAAGGAATCCCTCAGGATTGGGCTGATGCTATTGCTGAAGTAGCTGTAAAAAACATTACTCCTCCTGAAGTTCACATTAGTGGTTATGTAGATATTGAAACTTTTGTACCTGATGGTGTTGATGTTATCATTGCTGCACTAAGGGCTGCTGAAGAACATGACAATGAGGAAGAAGAGATTAAAGTCCAATGTGTTGGTGCTCCAAGATATAGGATTACCGTAAAATCTACTGATTATATATTGGCGGAAAAAACTCTTAAAACAGCTGCTGAAAGATGTATTGCAGTTGTTGAAGGATCTGGAGGCAACGGTTCATTTTTAAGAGAGTTAGATAATAATTAG
- a CDS encoding proteasome assembly chaperone family protein, with protein MNTTEISVLEEIELDNPIFIEALPGLGHVGKLAADYIIDELGATKFAEIYSPSFPPQVFVKEEGIIENMLNELYYLKDVGEDNLDLIILVGNTQALSPEGQYLVCKEVLEFVSNYNINGIFTLGGMVTSPQPIENPKVFGAATCEANVELLKEAEIEVRSNDGGIVGASGLFLGLGTRKGIEGCCLMGETPGYFIDAEAAEALLNKLSLLLNFEINTNKLEERAEKTREMIAKAQQMEQDLINKANAGNADDLRYIG; from the coding sequence ATGAATACTACTGAAATAAGTGTTTTAGAAGAAATCGAATTGGATAATCCTATTTTTATAGAAGCGTTGCCTGGTCTTGGACATGTTGGCAAATTAGCTGCAGATTATATTATTGATGAATTGGGAGCTACTAAATTTGCTGAAATTTATTCTCCATCATTTCCTCCGCAAGTTTTTGTAAAAGAAGAGGGCATAATCGAGAACATGTTAAATGAGTTGTATTACTTAAAAGATGTTGGTGAAGATAACTTAGATTTAATTATTCTTGTAGGCAACACTCAGGCTTTATCTCCTGAAGGACAATATTTGGTATGTAAAGAAGTCTTAGAATTTGTTTCAAATTACAATATTAATGGAATTTTCACTTTAGGCGGCATGGTTACTTCCCCACAACCTATTGAAAATCCCAAAGTCTTTGGAGCGGCTACTTGTGAAGCTAATGTTGAATTATTAAAAGAAGCTGAGATTGAAGTAAGATCTAATGACGGTGGCATTGTTGGGGCTTCCGGATTATTCTTAGGTTTGGGAACTCGTAAAGGAATCGAAGGATGCTGTCTCATGGGGGAAACTCCAGGTTACTTTATTGATGCTGAAGCTGCTGAAGCTTTATTGAATAAATTATCATTATTGCTCAATTTTGAAATCAATACTAATAAATTAGAAGAAAGAGCTGAAAAAACCAGAGAAATGATTGCTAAGGCTCAGCAAATGGAACAGGATTTGATCAACAAAGCCAATGCTGGAAATGCTGATGATTTAAGATATATTGGATAG
- a CDS encoding DUF2112 family protein, with protein MNVIVIPDASMIVIPLIEKNGHTYLSPSNFSKYDNMDICDGNLTFNSLITKYSSSELPSGVKSRLFLFSKIIDDADAAIIIGKRPKNYKRMYDSLNELILFGGNSCNNAHSLLVKIVNDLDIPTLKLQYPTTQKEIIELMHKTNAFLKDFKSNSEINTDLTDNNQKCSLHEVKKILNNNTF; from the coding sequence ATGAATGTTATTGTCATACCTGATGCTTCAATGATTGTCATTCCATTAATCGAAAAAAATGGACACACTTATTTATCTCCATCTAATTTTTCCAAATATGATAACATGGATATTTGTGATGGAAATTTAACCTTTAATAGCTTAATTACCAAATATTCGTCTAGTGAACTTCCATCTGGTGTAAAATCAAGACTGTTTTTATTTTCTAAAATTATTGATGATGCTGATGCAGCCATAATTATTGGAAAGCGTCCGAAAAACTATAAAAGAATGTACGATTCTTTAAATGAGTTAATATTGTTCGGAGGCAATTCATGTAATAACGCTCATAGTTTGCTGGTTAAAATTGTTAATGATTTAGACATTCCAACATTAAAACTTCAATATCCCACTACTCAAAAAGAAATCATTGAGTTAATGCATAAAACAAACGCTTTTTTAAAAGATTTCAAATCAAATAGTGAAATTAACACTGATTTAACAGATAATAACCAGAAATGCTCACTTCATGAAGTTAAAAAAATATTAAATAATAATACGTTCTAA
- a CDS encoding nucleotidyltransferase domain-containing protein gives MNDRIEIAKEFANTIKSDYVKSIMLFGSVARGDDTEESDIDILIISNHHMEIDDKIADAVAWIMYDKGELISAHVMSEEHFNKTKSYSFLTNVLREGVVIG, from the coding sequence ATGAATGATAGAATTGAAATAGCTAAAGAATTTGCAAATACTATCAAATCAGATTATGTTAAATCAATTATGTTGTTTGGTTCTGTTGCTCGTGGTGATGATACTGAGGAGTCAGATATAGATATTTTAATCATATCCAATCATCATATGGAGATTGATGATAAAATAGCAGATGCTGTTGCATGGATTATGTATGATAAAGGAGAACTTATTTCAGCTCATGTAATGAGCGAAGAACACTTTAATAAAACTAAATCTTATTCATTTTTAACTAATGTTTTAAGAGAAGGTGTTGTAATTGGATGA
- a CDS encoding RNA-protein complex protein Nop10: MNMKMNKCPECGIYTLKDACPKCGGQLKVIYPPKFSVEDKYGKYRRILKKEAMNKE; this comes from the coding sequence ATGAATATGAAAATGAATAAATGTCCTGAATGTGGAATTTATACTTTGAAAGATGCTTGCCCAAAATGTGGCGGGCAACTTAAAGTAATTTATCCTCCTAAATTTTCAGTTGAGGATAAATATGGTAAATACCGCCGTATTTTAAAAAAAGAAGCAATGAATAAGGAGTAG
- the frhG gene encoding coenzyme F420 hydrogenase subunit gamma, translating into MFEKLKKVFGGSQEEITSDVEERVEAAPVEEVEAASSKPRIGYIHLSGCTGDAMSLTENYDILSTVLTDMVDIVYGQTLVDKWVHGTYAEEMPEMDSCLIEGSVCLQDEHSVQELLMAREKSGLICAFGSCAMTGCFTTFARGGQQAQPKHESFAPISSLVNVDCALPGCPVAPEMIAKVVVALCNGDMEYLQPAIDKAACNAGCGCDVLTNIIVNGLCTGCGTCALACPTRAMGFSEGRPSCDRDRCIKCGSCYTMCPRAWLPINRIKEETGL; encoded by the coding sequence ATGTTCGAAAAGTTAAAAAAAGTTTTTGGTGGTTCTCAAGAAGAAATCACATCTGATGTAGAAGAGAGGGTTGAAGCTGCTCCTGTAGAAGAAGTTGAAGCTGCTTCATCAAAACCGCGTATTGGTTACATACACTTAAGTGGATGTACTGGTGATGCAATGTCTTTAACTGAAAATTATGACATTTTATCTACAGTCTTAACTGATATGGTTGACATTGTATATGGGCAAACTTTAGTCGATAAATGGGTTCATGGTACTTATGCTGAAGAAATGCCTGAAATGGACTCATGTTTAATAGAAGGGTCTGTCTGTTTACAAGATGAACACAGTGTTCAGGAACTGTTAATGGCAAGAGAAAAATCCGGTTTAATTTGCGCATTCGGTTCTTGTGCTATGACTGGTTGCTTTACAACATTTGCACGTGGAGGTCAACAAGCACAACCTAAACACGAATCTTTTGCACCAATCAGTTCTTTAGTTAATGTTGACTGCGCACTTCCGGGATGTCCTGTAGCTCCTGAAATGATTGCAAAAGTTGTTGTGGCATTATGCAATGGTGACATGGAATACTTGCAACCTGCAATCGATAAAGCTGCTTGTAACGCCGGATGCGGCTGTGATGTATTGACTAATATAATAGTTAACGGATTATGTACTGGATGCGGAACTTGTGCTCTTGCATGCCCTACAAGAGCTATGGGATTTTCTGAAGGAAGACCTAGCTGTGATAGGGACAGATGTATTAAATGCGGATCTTGTTATACAATGTGTCCGAGAGCATGGTTACCTATAAATAGAATTAAAGAGGAAACAGGATTATAG
- a CDS encoding IS4 family transposase, with product MYSYDRFVKDFFSLFDVFISEKYVTEDNKFIRDRKMTQKEYTTFILSQRSCTSYIETIRFFTIGLNKKFKTISSQGIGKQRMFIDPKVFIDMNESFIDQLYGKYSGFSKFKGYIVSACDGSIIDLPNVTLTREEFPVGDENLLKEKRIRARVSCLLDVHSKHILTAKIVETTINEVDLAIEHLENLKQRLNITKLITIYDRGYPSIELMAKTIDLNSKFLIRLPKNVFRHLIKQMKTNDEIIKINLTNNRLSHFDDENLKEKARKMGRLEIRIALVDIGKNEPEILATNLTSEEFSTEDLKELYGKRWSVETGFDRLKNLIEIEDFSGIRRTIIEQDFHAHIFVYNLAMTIKNHAENNITRIPRNKDEKIIYQSNFAKITGNIYLFLFDLIFETQTKREQIIDFIVKEASKELIQYKENQYNNKERKTPDVYNKHPGNKKKTH from the coding sequence ATGTATTCTTATGATAGATTTGTCAAAGATTTTTTCAGTTTATTTGATGTTTTTATATCTGAAAAATATGTAACTGAAGATAATAAGTTTATTAGAGATAGAAAAATGACTCAAAAAGAGTATACAACATTTATTCTTTCTCAAAGAAGCTGTACATCTTATATTGAAACGATTAGATTTTTCACAATAGGATTGAATAAGAAGTTTAAAACAATTTCTAGCCAAGGAATTGGAAAACAAAGAATGTTCATTGACCCAAAAGTTTTTATTGATATGAATGAATCTTTTATTGACCAATTATATGGCAAATATTCTGGATTTTCAAAATTTAAAGGATATATTGTTAGTGCTTGTGATGGAAGTATTATTGATCTTCCCAATGTTACTTTAACACGTGAAGAATTCCCTGTTGGTGATGAAAACCTGTTAAAAGAAAAAAGAATTCGTGCAAGAGTTTCATGTCTTTTAGACGTTCATTCTAAACATATTTTAACAGCAAAAATTGTTGAAACAACAATAAATGAAGTAGATTTAGCAATTGAACATTTAGAGAACTTAAAACAAAGATTAAACATTACAAAATTAATTACCATTTACGATCGAGGATATCCATCAATCGAACTCATGGCAAAAACCATTGATTTAAACTCTAAATTTTTAATAAGACTACCAAAAAATGTATTTAGACATTTAATCAAACAAATGAAGACTAATGATGAAATTATAAAAATAAATTTAACAAATAATAGATTAAGTCATTTTGATGATGAAAATTTAAAAGAAAAAGCAAGAAAGATGGGGCGATTAGAAATTCGCATAGCATTAGTAGATATTGGTAAGAACGAACCTGAAATACTTGCAACAAATTTAACATCTGAAGAATTCTCAACAGAAGATTTAAAAGAATTATATGGTAAAAGATGGTCAGTTGAAACTGGATTTGACAGATTAAAAAATTTAATCGAAATCGAAGATTTCAGCGGAATTCGAAGAACAATAATCGAACAAGATTTTCACGCCCACATATTCGTTTATAACCTAGCAATGACAATTAAAAATCATGCAGAAAACAATATAACAAGAATACCCAGAAATAAAGATGAAAAAATAATTTATCAGTCGAATTTCGCAAAAATAACGGGAAACATCTATTTATTCTTATTTGACCTAATATTTGAAACGCAAACGAAAAGAGAGCAAATAATCGATTTTATAGTAAAAGAAGCATCTAAAGAACTAATACAATATAAAGAAAATCAATACAATAATAAAGAACGAAAAACCCCGGATGTTTATAATAAACATCCAGGAAACAAGAAAAAAACACACTAA
- a CDS encoding HEPN domain-containing protein: MDEEIIAFITKAETKLKHSKALFEIEGYADSVSLSYYCMFLCAKALLLKKNCKIPKSHQGLIQLFSLKYVKEDDFKYNVYKYLANAQSDRENADYDAIDDIGQKLAKKRIVEAEEFLKETNRFI, from the coding sequence TTGGATGAAGAAATTATTGCGTTTATTACTAAAGCTGAAACTAAATTAAAACATAGCAAAGCTTTATTTGAAATTGAAGGTTATGCTGATTCTGTTTCATTATCTTATTACTGTATGTTTTTATGTGCTAAGGCATTGTTACTTAAAAAGAATTGTAAAATTCCAAAATCTCATCAGGGTTTAATTCAATTATTTAGTTTAAAATATGTTAAAGAAGATGATTTTAAGTATAATGTTTACAAATATCTGGCTAATGCCCAATCAGATAGGGAAAATGCTGATTATGATGCTATTGATGATATTGGTCAAAAGTTAGCTAAAAAAAGAATAGTTGAAGCTGAAGAATTTTTAAAAGAAACAAATAGATTTATATGA
- a CDS encoding endoglucanase, with translation MDKANIIISVIIVLCIAAAVAAYGITNSGNPIFSDLSSMSAKDDNAGHGVGNNSNIGNNSGSSVATTTGSSSSTGSSGSGSSSGSSSSGGSSSGGSSNSRGSGSGSNGGGSSNTHLSYSSAKAIANDAILEEGCYAGSGYYSGGYWYFNVYDAKGNVVDTIAVNDKTGFTERA, from the coding sequence TTGGATAAAGCAAATATAATTATTTCAGTAATTATTGTGTTATGTATTGCAGCGGCTGTTGCAGCATATGGAATAACCAATAGTGGGAACCCAATATTCTCTGATTTATCCAGTATGAGTGCAAAAGATGATAATGCTGGACATGGTGTTGGAAATAATTCCAACATTGGAAATAATTCAGGTTCATCTGTAGCAACTACAACAGGAAGTTCAAGTTCAACTGGATCAAGTGGATCTGGTAGTTCATCAGGAAGTTCAAGTTCCGGAGGATCATCCTCTGGAGGAAGTTCAAACTCCAGAGGCAGTGGCAGCGGTAGTAATGGAGGTGGCAGTTCAAACACCCATTTATCTTACTCATCAGCAAAAGCAATTGCAAATGATGCAATTTTAGAAGAAGGTTGCTATGCTGGAAGCGGTTACTATTCTGGAGGATACTGGTACTTTAATGTATATGATGCAAAGGGCAATGTAGTTGACACAATTGCAGTAAATGATAAAACTGGATTTACTGAAAGAGCCTAA
- the frhD gene encoding coenzyme F420-reducing hydrogenase, FrhD protein, producing MPYDSEIIVIGCGNVLFKDDGYGPILINILQKYSNDKNDYYDPAITAYVENEFDKDVLNQIKEKFEGIELPDGIQFIDGGTAAPTNFFPLYEEYDWKKLIVVDVVEFDAEPGYVQVFDPNIMKVGKYDNPHGMTVEEPLQKISEKCEVVVVGCKPAEIPTPDVDMGLTEPVVKAIPKTIDLIFNEIGVKKCSKS from the coding sequence ATGCCTTACGATTCGGAAATTATTGTAATAGGATGCGGAAATGTTTTATTTAAAGATGACGGATATGGTCCAATACTTATAAACATTCTACAAAAATACTCTAATGATAAAAATGATTATTATGACCCTGCCATAACTGCATATGTGGAAAATGAATTTGATAAAGATGTTCTAAATCAAATCAAAGAGAAATTTGAAGGTATTGAATTGCCTGATGGTATTCAATTCATTGATGGTGGAACTGCAGCCCCAACCAACTTCTTCCCACTTTATGAAGAATATGATTGGAAAAAACTAATTGTTGTTGATGTAGTCGAATTTGATGCAGAGCCTGGTTATGTGCAAGTATTTGATCCTAATATAATGAAAGTAGGAAAATACGATAATCCTCACGGAATGACTGTTGAAGAACCTCTTCAAAAAATTTCAGAAAAATGTGAGGTTGTTGTTGTTGGTTGCAAACCAGCTGAAATTCCAACTCCGGACGTTGATATGGGTTTAACAGAACCTGTAGTTAAGGCAATTCCTAAAACTATTGATCTTATTTTCAATGAAATCGGGGTTAAAAAATGTTCGAAAAGTTAA